A stretch of Vibrio aphrogenes DNA encodes these proteins:
- a CDS encoding insulinase family protein encodes MHISPNDKKHYRSITLNNGLKVLLVHDSSAQKAAAALAVNVGHFDDPYQREGLAHYLEHMLFLGTQKFPVIGEFQAFISQHGGKNNAWTGTEHTCFFFDIIATQFEEALDRFSQFFIAPLFNPEALEKERQAVDSEFRLKLKDDMRRLYQVHKEVVNPEHPFAKFSVGNEQTLSDIVDDNGQTTGSIRDEIIEFYHNHYSADLMTVTLVGPQSLDQLEHCASHYFQSIINHQRAGKIINIPLVREQDAAQFICVEPEKDSRKLMLTFNFPSMDQYYRSKPLSYFAHLLGDESEGSLLQVLKSEELITSLTAGGGISGSNFREFSISCSLTKQGLSQTTYIIQRVFEFIELVRQEGLAQWRYLEKQAVLESAFRFQEASRPMDIASHLVMNLQHYHPDDVIYGDYMMTEYDESHLRQLLQHFTAYNMRVMLLAKGLHYDRTAKWYETPYSSRAINDQELHTWTHPRLTGQLKLPEPNPYICYELDPKPIEDDHTLPEIIEDKPGFRLWHLQEKEFRVPKGLAFIAIDSPHAVSTARTIVKTRLCVEMFLDSLAKETYQAEIAGMGYNLYAHQGGVTLMLSGFTQKQAQLLDVIINKFNTREFNQARFDSIKQQMLRNWRNTAKDRPISQLFNAMTGILQPNNPPYPVLIEALESIEVDELPSFVSAMLAELHIEMFVYGDWSKQSALSLANSLKEALRVKDQQYEESLRPLVMLGDNGTFQREVYCDQADSALVVYYQSTEISENHVALYILANHLMSAAFFHEIRTKQQLGYMVGTGNMPLNRHPGLALYVQSPNAAPNELLSSVDEFLNAFYLVLLELNEQQWQNSKQGLLNQILSPDSNLRARGQRLWVAIGNKDAQFNNRELVVEEILKLDRTDMIRFVVNTLKPRTANRLIMHSKGTAHLDAPDLEAGLEIGSIDEFQLRPTDVDIG; translated from the coding sequence GTGCACATAAGTCCAAACGATAAAAAACACTATCGCTCTATCACTCTCAATAATGGACTCAAGGTTTTGCTCGTCCATGATAGCTCAGCGCAAAAAGCGGCGGCAGCATTGGCCGTCAATGTTGGTCATTTTGATGATCCTTACCAACGTGAAGGATTAGCCCACTATCTTGAACATATGTTGTTTTTAGGGACGCAAAAATTCCCTGTTATTGGTGAGTTTCAAGCCTTTATTAGTCAACATGGCGGTAAGAATAATGCCTGGACAGGAACTGAACATACGTGCTTTTTCTTTGACATTATCGCCACTCAATTTGAAGAAGCCCTCGACCGTTTCAGCCAATTTTTTATCGCCCCGTTATTTAATCCAGAAGCTTTAGAGAAAGAGCGTCAGGCGGTTGATTCCGAGTTTCGTTTAAAGCTGAAAGATGACATGCGCCGCTTATATCAAGTGCATAAAGAAGTGGTAAATCCAGAACATCCTTTTGCTAAATTCTCCGTGGGTAATGAACAAACGTTAAGTGACATAGTGGATGACAACGGCCAAACAACAGGCTCAATCCGCGATGAGATTATTGAGTTTTACCATAACCATTACTCTGCAGATTTAATGACTGTCACTCTCGTTGGCCCTCAATCCTTAGATCAATTAGAGCACTGCGCTTCCCACTATTTTCAATCCATCATTAATCATCAACGTGCGGGGAAAATCATTAATATCCCATTAGTTCGGGAACAAGATGCCGCTCAATTTATTTGTGTAGAACCAGAAAAAGACAGTCGAAAATTAATGCTAACCTTTAATTTTCCAAGCATGGATCAATACTATCGTTCTAAGCCCTTGTCTTATTTTGCTCACTTGCTTGGCGATGAAAGTGAAGGAAGCCTATTGCAAGTTTTAAAATCAGAGGAACTGATCACCTCTCTCACTGCTGGAGGCGGTATTAGTGGCAGTAACTTTCGTGAATTTTCTATCAGCTGTAGCCTAACAAAACAAGGTTTATCGCAAACCACCTATATTATTCAACGTGTCTTTGAATTTATCGAATTGGTGCGTCAAGAGGGCCTTGCTCAATGGCGTTATCTTGAAAAACAAGCGGTTCTGGAATCGGCATTTCGCTTTCAAGAGGCCTCTCGTCCTATGGATATCGCCAGCCATTTAGTCATGAATTTACAGCACTATCATCCCGATGACGTCATTTACGGCGACTACATGATGACCGAGTATGATGAAAGCCATTTGCGACAATTATTGCAACACTTCACGGCTTACAATATGCGAGTCATGTTACTGGCGAAAGGCCTGCACTATGACCGTACCGCAAAATGGTATGAGACGCCCTACTCAAGCCGAGCCATTAACGATCAAGAACTGCACACTTGGACACACCCAAGGTTAACCGGTCAACTCAAGCTGCCAGAACCTAATCCATATATCTGTTATGAGCTTGATCCTAAACCGATTGAAGATGACCACACCTTACCTGAAATTATCGAAGATAAACCCGGCTTTCGTTTATGGCACCTACAAGAGAAAGAGTTTCGTGTTCCAAAAGGTTTAGCCTTCATTGCTATTGATAGCCCTCATGCGGTATCAACTGCGCGAACAATCGTCAAAACTCGCTTATGTGTAGAGATGTTTCTCGACTCTTTAGCCAAAGAAACCTATCAAGCAGAAATAGCGGGTATGGGCTATAACTTATATGCCCATCAAGGTGGTGTGACGTTAATGCTATCGGGCTTTACCCAAAAACAAGCACAATTATTAGACGTCATCATCAATAAATTTAATACCCGTGAATTTAATCAAGCGCGTTTTGATTCGATCAAACAACAAATGCTCAGAAATTGGCGAAATACCGCTAAAGATCGTCCGATCTCACAACTATTTAATGCGATGACGGGCATTTTACAGCCTAATAATCCCCCTTATCCTGTATTGATAGAAGCGTTAGAATCAATTGAAGTCGATGAACTGCCTTCATTTGTCAGCGCCATGCTAGCAGAGCTGCACATTGAAATGTTTGTGTATGGTGACTGGAGTAAACAATCGGCTTTGAGTTTAGCCAACAGTTTAAAAGAAGCATTGCGCGTTAAAGATCAGCAGTATGAAGAGTCGCTACGCCCCTTAGTTATGCTGGGCGATAATGGCACCTTCCAGCGTGAAGTTTACTGTGATCAAGCTGATTCAGCGTTAGTTGTTTATTATCAGTCGACAGAGATATCCGAAAATCATGTTGCGCTCTACATTTTAGCCAACCACTTAATGTCTGCTGCGTTTTTCCATGAAATTCGCACTAAGCAACAGTTGGGTTATATGGTCGGTACCGGTAATATGCCGCTCAATCGCCACCCGGGTTTAGCGCTTTATGTGCAATCACCCAATGCGGCACCTAATGAGTTACTGTCTTCGGTCGATGAATTTCTCAATGCTTTTTATCTGGTTCTGCTCGAATTAAATGAACAGCAATGGCAAAACAGTAAGCAAGGCTTATTAAACCAAATTCTCTCACCTGACAGCAATTTAAGAGCACGAGGTCAACGACTTTGGGTAGCGATTGGCAATAAGGATGCACAATTCAATAATCGTGAACTGGTGGTCGAAGAAATTCTCAAATTAGACCGCACCGACATGATCCGCTTTGTCGTAAATACCTTAAAACCTAGAACGGCTAATCGATTGATTATGCACTCTAAGGGCACCGCCCATCTCGATGCACCTGATTTAGAGGCGGGATTAGAAATTGGCTCTATCGACGAGTTTCAATTGCGCCCCACAGATGTCGATATCGGCTAG